One window from the genome of Elaeis guineensis isolate ETL-2024a chromosome 5, EG11, whole genome shotgun sequence encodes:
- the LOC105044415 gene encoding U-box domain-containing protein 33 isoform X2, giving the protein MTEAEQIQNGIVDLVVQHGIRRLVMGSAPDNCFKLKGSSSKVTYAAKNAPPFCEIWFVCKGRHVWTREASEGTNSFLSVFSPDAAVLHKDCCDPMPNPEYVSSNTFMTADLQGDRGKSNNTGVVVSTDSSIVDSTNLSNSECSPSCPTSPVDIGFLSEINSQDKLEPEVFFDQLKEVNLEVERSKKEAFVELVKRREVETEVEEALDKVKALEAAHAREIKIREELEDLLTTIKLQHKELINQRDETMKELQNALSTIATLDAGAQEMSLRRDEAAAELDLIQSSIAILRLERQKIQEQEEKAVAQLERWRCNSQATSPNCSQLIGFGGDSYNLTEFALSDLESATCGFSGSFKLGQGGYGCVYKGEIFNRSVVIKKLHPHNVQGQMEFQQEVSVLSKLRHPHLVTLVGVCPEALSLVYEYLPNGTLHDRLFCKTTTPSLTWRVRTCIAAQISSALLFLHSSKPEKIIHGDLKPENIFLDSNFNCKIGGFGTCRLVPEDVEYYPLFRRNTERKGAFSYADPQYQRTEMLTPKSDVYSFGIIILQLLTGRPPHGLASEVRRTVLSRKLSSILDPAAGEWPSDVARRLSEFGLQCSELNSRDRPELTPEVVRELEQLHLMEERPVPPFFLCPILQEIMHDPQVAADGFTYEGRALRGWLESGRETSPMTNLKLKHLNLAPNHALRFAIQDWLCHC; this is encoded by the exons ATGACTGAGGCTGAACAGATTCAGAACGGAATTGTAGATCTAGTGGTTCAACATGGTATCCGTAGACTTGTTATGGGTTCAGCACCAGATAA TTGTTTCAAGTTAAAAGGGAGCTCCAGCAAGGTAACGTATGCTGCAAAGAATGCGCCTCCATTCTGTGAGATATGGTTTGTCTGCAAAGGTAGACATGTCTGGACAAGAGAGGCTAGTGAAGGCACAAATTCTTTTTTATCGGTTTTTAGTCCAGATGCAGCTGTACTACATAAGGACTGCTGTGACCCTATGCCTAATCCAGAGTATGTCTCATCCAATACTTTCATGACTGCTGATCTCCAAGGAGACAGAGGCAAATCCAATAATACAGGAGTGGTGGTCTCAACTGATTCTAGTATTGTCGATAGCACAAATCTATCTAATTCAGAATGTTCCCCGTCATGTCCTACTTCACCTGTTGATATAGGGTTCTTATCAGAAATCAACTCCCAG GATAAACTGGAGCCCGAAGTCTTTTTTGATCAGCTCAAAGAAGTTAATTTAGAAgttgaaagatcaaagaaagaagcATTTGTAGAACTAGTGAAGCGCAGAGAAGTGGAAACAGAAGTTGAAGAAGCTCTTGACAAG GTAAAAGCTCTTGAAGCTGCCCATGCACGTGAAATTAAAATCAGAGAAGAACTTGAAGACCTTTTAACAACGATCAAGTTGCAGCATAAAGAGCTCATAAATCAAAGGGATGAAACCATGAAAGAGTTACAGAATGCCTTGAGTACCATAGCCACTCTTGATGCCGGTGCTCAAGAAATGTCTCTTCGCAGGGATGAAGCTGCAGCTGAATTGGATCTCATCCAGTCATCTATAGCGATTCTCAGGCTTGAAAGGCAGAAGATCCAAGAGCAGGAAGAGAAAGCTGTTGCACAGCTTGAGAGGTGGAGGTGTAATAGTCAAGCCACATCTCCAAATTGCAGTCAGCTTATTGGTTTCGGCGGAGATTCATATAATTTGACAGAGTTTGCATTGTCAGATCTGGAATCTGCTACTTGCGGATTCTCGGGGAGCTTCAAATTAGGACAGGGAGGCTATGGATGTGTTTATAAAGGAGAGATATTTAATAGAAGTGTGGTGATAAAAAAGTTGCATCCACACAATGTTCAAGGTCAGATGGAGTTCCAACAAGAG GTTTCTGTCCTGAGCAAACTTAGGCACCCGCATCTGGTGACCTTGGTTGGTGTGTGCCCAGAAGCCTTATCCCTTGTTTATGAGTATCTGCCAAATGGAACTCTCCATGATCGTCTCTTTTGCAAAACTACCACACCTTCATTGACCTGGAGGGTCCGAACATGCATTGCTGCTCAAATCTCAAGTGCTCTCCTCTTCCTGCACTCCTCCAAACCTGAAAAGATCATTCATGGAGACCTGAAGCCTGAGAACATCTTCCTTGATTCCAATTTTAACTGCAAAATTGGTGGCTTTGGTACTTGCCGGCTGGTGCCAGAGGATGTAGAGTATTACCCCTTGTTTCGCCGAAACACAGAGCGGAAGGGTGCATTCTCTTATGCTGACCCACAGTACCAAAGGACTGAAATGTTGACACCAAAGTCTGATGTGTACTCCTTTGGGATCATTATTCTTCAGCTGCTCACTGGGAGGCCTCCACATGGGTTAGCCAGTGAGGTACGGAGGACAGTGTTGTCCAGGAAATTATCCTCAATTTTGGATCCTGCAGCAGGAGAATGGCCTAGTGATGTGGCAAGAAGGCTTTCAGAGTTTGGGTTGCAATGCAGTGAGCTAAATAGCCGGGATCGTCCAGAACTGACACCTGAGGTTGTGAGAGAGTTGGAACAACTACATCTGATGGAGGAACGGCCAGTGCCCCCATTCTTCTTGTGTCCCATTCTTCAG GAAATCATGCATGATCCACAAGTAGCAGCTGATGGATTTACTTACGAAGGAAGAGCTTTGCGAGGTTGGTTGGAGAGTGGTCGAGAAACTTCTCCTATGactaatttgaaattaaaacaTCTGAATCTTGCTCCAAACCATGCCCTTCGGTTTGCTATACAGGATTGGCTATGCCACTGTTGA